A stretch of DNA from Brevibacillus ruminantium:
CTGACCCCTTTGCCCATTATTGCAGGAGGGCTGATCGGCACCAGGCAGGAGATCAATGAAGCGCTGGCAGCGGGTGCGCTGGCCGTATCGGTTGGAACAAAAGAGCTTTGGTATTTACCTGAATAATTGAAGAAAAGGGAAGAGATGAGGAGATACCCCTTTGAAGAGACAGCGTGCTGATGGAGCATGCGGTCTTTTCATGGGGTTTTTTGATTTTGGGAAAACGTCCGGCAGCCTTGCCGGAGAGGAGGCTAACCGTGGAAAACCGATTTTCAGCACGGAACAGACAAAATGATTTGGAAGACATGTCCGCGAATACGCTTGATCTGCTTGTCATCGGGGGCGGAATTACGGGAGCGGGGATTGCCTTGGATGCGAGCAAGCGGGGCATTCGGGTAGGACTGGTCGAGAAAGCAGACTTTGGCTCGGGAACCAGCAGCCGTTCGACCAAGTTGATCCATGGAGGATTGCGGTATTTAAAGCAGGGAGAGGTAAAACTCGTCCAGGAGGTAGGACGCGAGCGAGCCATTCTGTACAAAAATGCTCCGCATCTCGTCATCCCGGCTCCCATGCTGTTGCCGATTTACAAAGGGGGCACTTACGGATACTGGGCTTCATCTATTGGCCTGTACATCTATGATTGGCTAGCCGGAGTAGAGCGGAGGGAGCGGAGGAAGATGCTCGGCAAGGAACAGACCCTTTCTCATGAGCCGTTGCTCAAGAAAGAGGGACTGAAAGGCGGCGGGCTTTATTTTGAGTACCGGACGGATGATGCCCGTCTGACGCTGGATATACTGAAAACGGCCGTTGAACAGGGGGCCAGAGCCGTAAACTACGCTGAGGCAGGAGAATTTTTGTACGAAAATGGAAAACTGGTTGGGGTATTGGTAACAGACCGTGTGACCGGAAAAACGTATCCGATCAGAGCAAAGCATGTGGTCAATGCGGCAGGACCGTGGGTGGACGGGGTCCGCAACATGGATGGCTCGTTGCACGGCAAACGGCTCTATCTGACAAAAGGCGTCCATCTGGTCGTCTCCACGGAGAAATTGCCTGTGCAGCAAGCAGCTTATTTTGATACGCCTGATGGACGGATGGTATTCGTGATTCCACGTGGCAAAGTAACCTATATCGGGACGACGGATACCCCGTATAATCATTCCATCGATAAACCGCGAACGACGGAAGAGGACCGGGATTATTTGTTGTATGCAGTAAACAGCATGTTCCCCGCAGTCAGCTTGCAGCCTGACGATGTGCTCTCTAACTGGGCCGGTCTGCGCCCGCTGATTTACGAGGAAGGCAAAGGACCGTCTGAGCTATCACGAAAAGATGAAATCTTTCACTCGCCCACCGGTCTGATTACGATTGCGGGCGGAAAACTGACGGGCTTTCGGAAGATGGCGGAAAAGGTTGTGGATCTGGTCGCGCAGAAGCTGCGTGAACAAGAGGGAAAGAGCTATCCCGGATGTTCGACAGACACCATCGTGATCAGCGGCGGGGAACGAAATGGCTACCAGCATTATGAGGACTGGAAACAGGAAATGCTGCGCCAGGGCGTGGAACGCGGGGTGGATGCCGGTACCGCTTGGGAATGGATCGAGACCTACGGTACCAATACTTTGCACATATACAAACGGATTTCATCAGAGCGGCAGCAGGATGAGAGACTGCTGGCCGCCCAGATACAGTACGCGATTGAAGAGGAGAGGACCGTCCACGCTCTGGACTTTCTGCGACTGCGAACAGGCTGGACGTATTTCCAACTGCAAAAAGCGGAAGCACAGAAGGAACAGGTCATCCGACTGATGGGAGAGGAGCTGGGCTGGTCCGATGAAGAGGCGGCCAAACAGCTTGAGGCGGCCAATCAGTACCTCGAATCGCTGAAAAATTTGCCGTCAACAGAAGCGGAGCTTTCCTAGAGAGAAACGGGCAGCCAGACGGGGAAGGGATCATCGCCTTCAGTCGGTACCGCTGAGCCGAGCCTCAAACGGCGACATCCTGGTTCCGCTTGCACTGGAAAAAATTATCCGCCCGGCCAATTGACTTTTCACAGATATGCGTTACCATTTGTGAAATATCCAGGAAAGAGGGCGGGCGTGATGAAACTATCGTTTGATCATCTTGTACACTTTCTTTACCGACCTCCTGTGGAGGCCGGGGTTCGTTTGCAGCAGGTTGGGTTTCACACTACGGCAGGCGGACGTCATGAGTCTTGGGGAACCTGCAACAGCTTGAGCTATTTCGGTTTGTCGTACGTCGAGTTTTTGTCTGTGGAATTTCCGGATGTTGCCGCCGTTGCAGAAAATCCCCTGGTGCGGCAGTTGATTTGCGACCAGCATCTGGGCGAGGGTATGGGGCAGATAGCGCTGCGCACGCATGAGATTGAGCGTTGGGCGGAACACTTCCAAAGGCAGGGCTATCTGGTAACAGGTCCGCTTTTAGGCAGCAGAAGACGTGACGATGGCAGTGTGATCCAGTGGAAGATGCTTTTTGCCGAAGAGCCGAACAAAAATAGGCGCATCCCTTTTCTGATTGAGTGGGCGGACACCGATGAGAACCGTCTACATGACCTGAGTGGACGTGGAGTCATTGCCCCGCACCCCAATCATGTTCGAGAAATTTCGTATATCGCTATCGCTGTGGAAAAGCTGGACGAGGCAGCTCAAGC
This window harbors:
- a CDS encoding glycerol-3-phosphate dehydrogenase/oxidase, with the protein product MENRFSARNRQNDLEDMSANTLDLLVIGGGITGAGIALDASKRGIRVGLVEKADFGSGTSSRSTKLIHGGLRYLKQGEVKLVQEVGRERAILYKNAPHLVIPAPMLLPIYKGGTYGYWASSIGLYIYDWLAGVERRERRKMLGKEQTLSHEPLLKKEGLKGGGLYFEYRTDDARLTLDILKTAVEQGARAVNYAEAGEFLYENGKLVGVLVTDRVTGKTYPIRAKHVVNAAGPWVDGVRNMDGSLHGKRLYLTKGVHLVVSTEKLPVQQAAYFDTPDGRMVFVIPRGKVTYIGTTDTPYNHSIDKPRTTEEDRDYLLYAVNSMFPAVSLQPDDVLSNWAGLRPLIYEEGKGPSELSRKDEIFHSPTGLITIAGGKLTGFRKMAEKVVDLVAQKLREQEGKSYPGCSTDTIVISGGERNGYQHYEDWKQEMLRQGVERGVDAGTAWEWIETYGTNTLHIYKRISSERQQDERLLAAQIQYAIEEERTVHALDFLRLRTGWTYFQLQKAEAQKEQVIRLMGEELGWSDEEAAKQLEAANQYLESLKNLPSTEAELS
- a CDS encoding VOC family protein, whose product is MKLSFDHLVHFLYRPPVEAGVRLQQVGFHTTAGGRHESWGTCNSLSYFGLSYVEFLSVEFPDVAAVAENPLVRQLICDQHLGEGMGQIALRTHEIERWAEHFQRQGYLVTGPLLGSRRRDDGSVIQWKMLFAEEPNKNRRIPFLIEWADTDENRLHDLSGRGVIAPHPNHVREISYIAIAVEKLDEAAQAWQDWFGMDVGEAFHDERLEAICRRVPCAGGDLLLCQPVGAGIVKAALSSRGERPFLIRFAGSDAGQNEMIFGSRYEW